In Sphingobacterium sp. PCS056, the following proteins share a genomic window:
- a CDS encoding class I SAM-dependent methyltransferase, with the protein MIDKLYQDLNLVQFYDYDNPWSESYDVISNFVKIDDSVLDIGCGTGTLASELIHRCKEIYALDISVEMLTRAKEKTLNVNWIHASASSFSFDKKFDFIFLSGHSFQTLLTENDRLKLLKNIENHLKDDGTFVFDSRNPLVQEWTTWGEKESIRYFKHPNYGIIKAWNDWEAKDEIITYQTFYEVLHTDKRWVASSQISFPMKEEIYSLLDQAELSVKHLYGDWQLNPYTDKSNEMIFVGSKRIISLK; encoded by the coding sequence ATGATTGATAAATTATACCAGGATTTAAATTTGGTGCAATTCTATGACTATGATAATCCATGGTCAGAGAGTTATGATGTGATAAGTAATTTCGTAAAAATAGATGATAGCGTTTTAGATATAGGCTGCGGCACAGGTACATTAGCAAGCGAGCTTATCCATAGATGTAAAGAAATATACGCTTTGGATATATCTGTAGAGATGTTAACAAGAGCAAAGGAAAAAACATTAAACGTCAATTGGATCCATGCTAGTGCTTCATCATTTTCATTTGATAAGAAGTTTGATTTCATTTTTTTATCGGGTCATAGCTTTCAGACGCTGTTAACTGAAAATGATCGTTTAAAACTCTTGAAAAATATCGAAAATCACTTAAAAGATGATGGAACTTTCGTTTTTGATAGTCGAAATCCATTAGTGCAAGAATGGACTACATGGGGAGAAAAAGAGTCGATTCGATATTTTAAGCATCCTAATTACGGAATCATAAAAGCATGGAATGATTGGGAAGCGAAAGATGAAATTATAACATACCAAACCTTTTATGAGGTTTTGCATACTGATAAAAGGTGGGTGGCTTCTTCTCAGATTTCTTTCCCTATGAAAGAAGAAATTTATTCATTACTTGATCAAGCAGAATTAAGTGTTAAACATTTGTACGGTGACTGGCAATTAAATCCATATACGGACAAAAGTAATGAAATGATTTTTGTAGGAAGTAAAAGAATAATCAGTCTTAAATGA
- a CDS encoding alpha/beta fold hydrolase has translation MDKNRPSLIKRIAKIFLKTIIGIVVIIAILLLATFVIHRINLSREADKIEDYGQKIKIFDGTMNVTIDGQGADTIVLLTGFGTASPRLDFEPLIRELDQKYTVITIEPFGYGLSSETKRERSLNNMAEEIHEVVKQLNLNRFILMGHSIAGLYSLAYINKYPGEATAFVGIDSSVPTQPWPGYNSAPMDFLAKAGVMRAFLKFFGEEKPKDESEAHRFEQKHMITMKVTGNNTLDREATSLSNSFKDAQKLAFPKDLPVLLFADKNSAVKGWTELHQEQANSVDKGKLILLPGSHYLHHTQSKRIVAELESFLGKQNN, from the coding sequence ATGGATAAAAACCGTCCTTCACTCATAAAGAGAATAGCAAAAATATTCTTGAAAACAATCATCGGAATTGTAGTGATAATCGCTATCCTACTCCTTGCTACATTCGTAATTCATCGGATCAATTTAAGTCGCGAAGCCGATAAAATTGAAGATTATGGTCAAAAAATAAAAATTTTTGACGGTACCATGAATGTGACAATAGATGGACAGGGTGCAGATACGATCGTATTACTCACGGGATTTGGAACGGCAAGCCCAAGATTGGATTTTGAACCACTGATCAGAGAATTAGACCAGAAATATACCGTAATCACGATTGAACCTTTTGGTTATGGATTGAGCAGTGAAACAAAGCGTGAACGCAGTTTGAATAATATGGCGGAAGAAATCCACGAAGTGGTGAAGCAATTAAATCTTAACCGTTTTATATTAATGGGGCATTCCATTGCCGGGCTTTACAGCTTAGCATACATCAACAAGTATCCAGGTGAAGCAACCGCTTTTGTAGGCATTGATAGCAGTGTGCCAACACAACCGTGGCCGGGGTATAATTCGGCACCTATGGATTTTTTAGCCAAAGCAGGTGTAATGCGTGCATTTTTAAAGTTTTTTGGAGAGGAAAAACCTAAAGACGAATCAGAAGCACACCGTTTTGAACAAAAACACATGATTACGATGAAAGTAACCGGAAATAATACTTTGGACAGAGAAGCAACATCATTGAGTAATAGTTTTAAAGATGCTCAAAAACTAGCTTTCCCGAAGGATTTGCCTGTTTTATTATTTGCGGACAAAAACTCAGCTGTCAAAGGCTGGACAGAACTGCACCAAGAGCAAGCCAACAGCGTGGATAAGGGAAAACTCATCTTACTGCCGGGTTCTCATTATCTACATCATACTCAGTCGAAACGCATTGTAGCAGAGCTTGAGTCGTTTTTAGGAAAACAAAATAATTGA
- a CDS encoding tetratricopeptide repeat protein: MILIKRIDHNYLKYLFTVAISTLMVTGYGQQVEKQQIEKQQLDEYQIKTVDSIDVVRDYRPVLADAVKVRRSPDMSLINREAIETELRQIATATYFANKTFKQAYYTKLLKQHPNALSSNIENYRISYLAYQEREYTRAASILKSLDASDAFYQGSIITLGHIALETGDKQQARNAFVKAMKLDFDLQLKADALFNYAKVLYAMDSTQAAQKVLEKYIVQEYGGREPGAQTQESAEILSAQILLGTSNFHTGVSLLESLKDRGREADATYQKATYYRGLEFYNERAFENSISIFMRSEKFPIDAKMAALATYWKAEAMYEVRKYGEAVENFSRFLRLPVAKNTDVYNYANYGLAYAAFRNNSFHMSADYFERFLAVEGSSLDEKIRHDVIARLGDSYLSMRNYDRANQYYDQLINSKTSNQDYALFQRGVIFGLQGDHQTKLKILQSVLKQFPSSNYADDAAFEIPYTYFTTGDYDRAIDGLQRMIEKYPRSSYVPRALMTIGLVQYNKDESEAAKATFKSVVEKYSKTNEAQQAMRFIENIYLDQGDATSYIHYAIGTNVSNLSPAEQDNMAFQAAQSLFAKQQYAASVEAINAYFDKFPKPKQEKYARYIRGVSSYRTGHPKEALHDLNIILNDWTSKYTENTLLTVAALYLDLKEYNEAIVHLKKLELNSEYKKNYGYAISNLMICYFELGDMEQMAKYVKLIKDYDGASQEEIARAHLYSGRVLLQQKNIVSALKELNLAALKSQKAVGAEARYRVGQLQYDNKEYDKAIETAFEVINSNEENAYWEAKSFLLLADSYARKGNALQAKSTLESVIENYEEKDDDIIPSAKERLQKLNKK, translated from the coding sequence ATGATATTGATAAAAAGAATTGACCACAACTACCTGAAATACCTATTTACTGTAGCGATTTCAACTTTGATGGTTACGGGCTATGGGCAGCAAGTAGAGAAACAGCAGATCGAAAAGCAACAACTGGACGAATATCAAATTAAAACGGTGGATTCCATTGATGTCGTACGCGACTACCGACCTGTGCTGGCCGATGCCGTAAAGGTTCGCAGGAGCCCAGATATGAGTCTTATCAATCGGGAAGCCATTGAGACAGAGCTACGCCAAATAGCCACGGCTACTTATTTTGCAAATAAGACATTCAAACAAGCTTATTACACTAAATTGCTTAAACAGCATCCAAACGCTTTAAGTAGCAATATTGAGAATTACCGTATCAGCTATCTGGCTTACCAAGAACGTGAATATACAAGAGCGGCCTCTATTTTGAAGTCACTGGATGCTTCTGATGCCTTTTATCAGGGGTCGATCATTACTCTGGGTCATATTGCCCTAGAAACCGGCGATAAGCAACAAGCACGAAATGCATTTGTCAAAGCGATGAAACTAGATTTCGACCTCCAGTTGAAAGCAGATGCGTTATTTAACTACGCCAAGGTGTTGTATGCAATGGACTCCACCCAAGCCGCTCAGAAAGTTCTCGAGAAGTATATTGTTCAAGAATATGGAGGTCGTGAACCGGGCGCTCAAACACAAGAAAGTGCGGAAATATTATCCGCTCAAATCTTGTTGGGCACGAGCAATTTCCATACCGGAGTAAGTCTGCTGGAATCTTTGAAAGATCGAGGGCGGGAAGCGGATGCTACCTATCAGAAAGCAACGTACTATCGCGGACTCGAGTTTTATAACGAGCGTGCTTTTGAAAATAGCATATCGATATTCATGAGATCGGAAAAATTCCCGATCGATGCAAAAATGGCAGCACTGGCTACGTATTGGAAAGCAGAAGCGATGTATGAAGTACGCAAATACGGAGAGGCAGTAGAAAACTTCTCCAGATTCCTACGATTGCCTGTTGCAAAAAACACCGACGTATATAACTATGCAAACTATGGGTTGGCTTATGCAGCGTTCAGAAATAACAGTTTTCATATGTCGGCCGATTATTTTGAACGCTTTTTGGCAGTCGAGGGAAGTTCGCTAGATGAAAAAATACGTCATGACGTAATCGCACGTTTGGGCGATTCCTATTTATCCATGCGAAATTACGACCGTGCCAACCAATATTATGACCAGCTTATCAACAGCAAAACTTCCAATCAGGATTATGCGTTGTTCCAACGCGGAGTTATCTTTGGATTGCAGGGAGACCATCAAACCAAGCTAAAGATTCTGCAGTCTGTTTTGAAACAATTTCCGAGTTCTAACTATGCTGATGACGCCGCCTTTGAGATTCCCTATACGTATTTCACTACGGGAGATTATGATCGCGCTATCGATGGATTGCAACGGATGATCGAAAAGTACCCGCGCAGCAGCTATGTACCCCGTGCATTGATGACCATAGGGCTCGTGCAGTATAATAAAGATGAATCCGAAGCGGCGAAAGCCACTTTCAAAAGTGTTGTGGAGAAATATTCCAAAACCAATGAGGCACAGCAAGCGATGCGTTTTATTGAAAACATCTATCTAGACCAAGGGGATGCTACAAGCTATATTCATTACGCTATCGGCACCAATGTCAGTAATTTGAGTCCTGCGGAGCAAGACAATATGGCTTTTCAAGCAGCCCAATCTCTGTTTGCCAAGCAGCAATACGCAGCTTCGGTCGAAGCCATCAATGCTTATTTTGATAAATTTCCGAAACCCAAACAAGAAAAATATGCCCGTTATATCCGCGGTGTGAGTTCATACCGCACTGGGCATCCAAAGGAAGCACTGCACGATCTGAATATCATCCTGAATGACTGGACAAGCAAGTATACTGAAAATACCTTGCTGACAGTTGCTGCGCTATACCTGGATCTAAAAGAATACAACGAGGCAATTGTGCATCTCAAAAAATTGGAGCTCAATTCAGAGTATAAAAAGAACTATGGTTATGCAATAAGTAACCTGATGATCTGTTATTTCGAACTCGGCGATATGGAGCAGATGGCCAAGTATGTGAAGTTGATCAAGGATTACGATGGCGCATCGCAGGAGGAAATTGCCAGAGCTCATTTATACAGTGGAAGGGTATTGCTACAACAAAAGAACATCGTGTCTGCCCTGAAGGAACTCAATTTGGCTGCTCTGAAGAGCCAAAAGGCGGTTGGCGCAGAAGCGCGATACCGTGTTGGGCAACTGCAGTATGATAACAAGGAATACGACAAAGCCATTGAAACAGCTTTTGAGGTGATTAACAGTAATGAAGAAAATGCATACTGGGAAGCTAAGAGTTTCCTATTGCTTGCTGATAGCTATGCGCGTAAAGGCAATGCTTTGCAAGCAAAGAGTACGTTGGAAAGTGTCATTGAAAATTATGAAGAAAAAGATGATGATATCATTCCGTCAGCAAAAGAACGTTTACAGAAATTGAACAAAAAGTAA
- a CDS encoding ferritin-like domain-containing protein: MENHLNNPEIINDLIKINNDRVEGYKTALDLSHTLSLDSLQQLFAKYVLQSQHFIEELKPFVVLEGAQPTDATMLSGKLFRMWMNIKVTIAGNDRKSLLESCEKGEDAFKETYKKILEEDNDQLSVEVKNILLKQLDKQLEAHDAIKMLRDEVSL; this comes from the coding sequence ATGGAAAATCACTTGAACAACCCGGAAATTATCAATGACCTGATAAAAATTAATAATGATCGAGTGGAAGGTTATAAAACTGCTTTAGATCTTTCGCATACGCTAAGTTTAGATAGTTTACAGCAATTATTTGCAAAATATGTTTTGCAATCGCAGCATTTTATTGAAGAGCTGAAACCTTTTGTAGTTTTAGAAGGTGCACAGCCAACTGATGCAACCATGTTAAGTGGTAAACTGTTTAGAATGTGGATGAACATAAAAGTAACCATTGCAGGTAATGACAGAAAAAGTTTATTAGAAAGTTGTGAAAAGGGAGAGGATGCGTTTAAGGAAACGTACAAAAAAATTCTGGAAGAGGATAATGATCAATTATCGGTTGAGGTGAAAAATATACTTTTAAAGCAGTTGGATAAACAGCTGGAGGCACATGATGCCATTAAAATGTTGCGTGACGAGGTGTCGCTTTAA